The following are encoded together in the Actinoplanes sp. N902-109 genome:
- a CDS encoding helix-turn-helix transcriptional regulator, whose product MTTGVGPLGPPEEPVGVVLARMRRARCLSGAALAAKVGMSQPKISRLERGVGAPDPADVAKVARALGADDQMVASLMDRAERSHDRMTDWRAQTAGFTAQQDSVSRWELSAQWIREFHPNLVPGLLQSSGYAAAALKVMSRVRMRDVAGVSDADVAMGVSARVRRQERLLDPTKSFHFLITEAALRHQVCPAAEMLAQLQHIRDVSARRDSVTIEVLADGAEIEVPPLHGFMVLDESLIIIEAYHAALVSSSRKDVTSYLWLFDVFARHASPVGPFLDKYEEYYIEQLSRRSRAKP is encoded by the coding sequence ATGACGACTGGAGTCGGACCCCTCGGCCCTCCGGAAGAGCCGGTGGGAGTGGTCTTGGCGCGGATGCGCCGAGCGCGTTGTCTCTCGGGAGCCGCGCTCGCCGCGAAGGTGGGGATGAGCCAGCCGAAGATCTCCCGTTTGGAACGTGGCGTCGGGGCGCCTGACCCGGCAGATGTCGCCAAGGTGGCTCGTGCGTTGGGCGCTGACGATCAAATGGTCGCTAGCTTGATGGACCGGGCCGAGCGATCCCATGATCGGATGACTGACTGGCGGGCTCAAACGGCTGGTTTCACAGCTCAGCAGGACAGCGTGTCTCGCTGGGAATTGTCGGCGCAGTGGATACGCGAGTTTCACCCCAACCTGGTTCCTGGCTTGTTGCAGTCGAGCGGCTATGCGGCAGCTGCGTTGAAGGTCATGAGCAGAGTCAGGATGCGTGATGTGGCAGGTGTATCGGATGCGGACGTCGCAATGGGTGTGTCGGCGAGAGTGCGGCGACAGGAGCGTCTGCTGGATCCGACGAAGTCGTTCCATTTTCTGATCACTGAGGCGGCTCTGCGACATCAGGTATGCCCGGCGGCTGAAATGCTGGCACAACTGCAGCACATTCGCGACGTCTCTGCACGCCGGGACTCAGTTACAATCGAAGTTCTGGCCGACGGGGCCGAGATCGAAGTGCCACCGCTGCACGGCTTCATGGTGCTGGACGAAAGCTTGATAATCATCGAGGCCTACCATGCTGCCTTGGTCTCCAGCAGTCGGAAGGACGTTACGAGTTACCTCTGGCTGTTTGACGTCTTCGCAAGGCACGCCTCACCTGTCGGGCCGTTCCTTGACAAGTACGAGGAGTACTACATCGAGCAGCTCAGTCGAAGGTCACGTGCAAAGCCGTGA
- a CDS encoding LysR family transcriptional regulator ArgP, with amino-acid sequence MDAAQLATFEAVIREGSFDAAARALHLTPSAVSQRIKALEQTVGQVLVRRSKPAEPTEAGQALVRLAGQIALLSREALAAARGTAAAGERTRLSVVVNADSLLSWFLPVLTAVPGADFDLHQEDQDHTADLLRSGTAMAAVTAQRVAVQGCRVEPLGAMRYRPVAAPGTFTGFATTPMIVFNRKDRLQHRFLAAQGFGDATPPTHYIPASASFVEAVRLGLGWGLIPEQQLTDDLVEIAPGHPVDVPLYWQYWRMESTVLAELTKAVRKAAAAALYSTPA; translated from the coding sequence ATGGACGCAGCTCAGCTGGCCACTTTCGAGGCGGTCATCCGCGAAGGCAGCTTCGACGCCGCCGCCCGCGCCCTCCACCTCACCCCGTCCGCCGTCAGCCAGCGGATCAAGGCCCTGGAGCAAACCGTCGGCCAGGTTCTGGTACGCAGGTCAAAACCCGCCGAACCCACCGAGGCCGGCCAAGCCCTCGTCCGCCTGGCCGGCCAGATCGCCCTGCTGTCCCGCGAGGCCCTCGCCGCCGCCCGGGGCACAGCCGCCGCCGGCGAACGCACCCGGCTCTCCGTGGTGGTCAACGCGGACTCACTGCTCAGCTGGTTCCTGCCGGTCCTCACCGCCGTGCCCGGCGCCGACTTCGACCTGCACCAGGAGGACCAGGACCACACCGCCGACCTGCTCCGCTCGGGCACCGCCATGGCCGCGGTCACGGCCCAACGGGTGGCGGTGCAGGGCTGCCGCGTGGAACCCCTCGGCGCGATGCGCTACCGCCCGGTGGCCGCCCCGGGCACCTTCACCGGCTTCGCCACCACCCCGATGATCGTCTTCAACCGCAAGGACCGCCTCCAGCACCGTTTCCTGGCGGCCCAGGGCTTCGGCGACGCCACCCCGCCGACCCACTACATCCCCGCGTCGGCCTCCTTCGTCGAGGCGGTCCGGCTGGGCCTGGGCTGGGGCCTCATCCCCGAACAACAACTGACCGACGACCTGGTGGAAATCGCCCCGGGCCACCCCGTCGACGTCCCGCTGTACTGGCAGTACTGGCGCATGGAATCCACGGTGCTGGCCGAGCTGACGAAGGCGGTGAGGAAGGCAGCGGCAGCGGCGCTCTACTCGACCCCGGCATAG
- a CDS encoding LysE/ArgO family amino acid transporter yields MISSALGGFVAAVVLIVAIGAQNAFVLRQGLRREHVVPVVVTCALSDLLLIAAGIAGLGALVAARPMVVTVIRWVGAAFLLTYAVTAARRALKPSGLAPTDRGPATLRATLLTCLALTYLNPHVYLDTVLLLGSVAQQSPHRWLFGVGAALASAVWFTALGLGARRLAPVLSKPLAWRILDGLIAVVMAALGIGLVA; encoded by the coding sequence GTGATCTCCTCTGCTCTTGGCGGCTTCGTCGCCGCCGTAGTGCTGATCGTCGCCATCGGTGCCCAGAATGCTTTCGTCCTGCGCCAGGGACTGCGCCGGGAGCATGTGGTCCCGGTCGTGGTGACCTGCGCGCTCTCCGACCTGCTGCTGATCGCTGCCGGCATCGCGGGGCTCGGTGCCCTGGTGGCCGCGCGCCCGATGGTGGTCACCGTCATCCGGTGGGTCGGGGCCGCTTTCCTGCTCACGTACGCCGTGACAGCCGCGAGGCGCGCCCTCAAGCCCTCGGGCCTGGCGCCCACCGACCGCGGCCCGGCCACCCTGCGCGCGACGCTGCTCACCTGTCTGGCGCTGACGTATCTCAACCCGCACGTCTACCTCGACACGGTGCTGTTGCTGGGTTCGGTCGCCCAGCAGTCCCCGCACCGGTGGCTGTTCGGGGTGGGGGCGGCGCTGGCCAGCGCGGTCTGGTTCACCGCGCTGGGGCTGGGCGCGCGGCGGCTGGCCCCCGTACTGTCCAAGCCGCTGGCCTGGCGGATCCTCGACGGGCTGATCGCGGTCGTCATGGCGGCGCTCGGCATCGGGCTGGTGGCTTGA
- a CDS encoding MerR family DNA-binding transcriptional regulator: protein MRTIGEMARASGLGVSALRYYDSAGVLVPAAVDPVTGYRRYGEGQILAARLIAGLRRVGMPVVEIARAVAELPDTDAVRKILDEHLLRLEDGLAEARQELSRLHRLLAADHAYEETIMTTITLPADDLAGALAAVRFAASADPELPMINGVLAEAAAGSLTLVATDRFRMAVAQASARVSGPSVRVVAPLPFVDALRPLLTGEVTLDLSPAALSVVTPAGRLDTKPLDVEFPDYQRLSQPGSPSRRVTVDPAGLRAAVRAAAPVRREHDGVAYEVTILTLDPAGTVRTAPEEEWAADTESHVAVNREFLLQALDAGGPGQLVLELDGPIKPLAVRGTEGYSLLMPVRH from the coding sequence ATGCGGACCATCGGCGAGATGGCACGGGCCAGCGGGCTGGGTGTCAGTGCGCTGCGGTACTACGACAGTGCCGGGGTGCTGGTGCCGGCCGCCGTCGACCCGGTGACCGGTTACCGGCGCTACGGCGAGGGCCAGATCCTCGCGGCGCGGCTGATCGCGGGGCTGCGGCGGGTCGGCATGCCGGTCGTCGAGATCGCGCGGGCCGTTGCGGAACTGCCCGACACCGACGCCGTACGCAAGATCCTCGACGAGCATCTGCTGCGCCTGGAGGACGGGCTGGCCGAGGCCCGACAGGAGCTCTCCCGCCTGCACCGGCTGCTGGCAGCCGATCACGCCTACGAGGAGACCATCATGACCACCATCACCCTGCCCGCCGACGACCTGGCCGGCGCGCTCGCTGCGGTGCGGTTCGCCGCGTCCGCCGACCCCGAACTGCCCATGATCAACGGAGTGCTGGCCGAGGCGGCGGCCGGTTCGCTCACCCTGGTTGCCACGGATCGCTTCCGGATGGCTGTCGCCCAGGCGTCGGCCCGGGTGAGCGGGCCTTCCGTACGGGTGGTGGCGCCGCTGCCGTTCGTCGACGCGCTGCGGCCCCTGCTGACCGGCGAGGTGACGCTGGACCTCAGCCCGGCGGCGCTCAGCGTCGTCACCCCGGCCGGCCGGCTCGACACCAAGCCGCTGGACGTGGAGTTCCCGGACTACCAGCGGTTGTCCCAGCCGGGCTCGCCGTCGCGCCGGGTCACCGTGGACCCGGCCGGGCTGCGCGCCGCGGTGCGGGCGGCGGCTCCGGTGCGGCGGGAACACGACGGGGTCGCGTACGAGGTCACGATTCTGACCCTCGACCCGGCCGGGACCGTACGCACCGCGCCGGAGGAGGAATGGGCCGCCGACACGGAGTCCCACGTCGCGGTCAACCGGGAGTTCCTGCTGCAGGCGCTCGACGCCGGCGGCCCGGGCCAGCTGGTCCTGGAGCTGGACGGCCCGATCAAGCCGCTCGCCGTCCGGGGCACCGAGGGATACTCGCTGCTGATGCCGGTGCGGCACTGA
- a CDS encoding low specificity L-threonine aldolase, protein MDDRLRALRATCTDTILGNGLGRPRDVLASIDPDAEPDTYGDGGVVTRLEQHVATLLGKPAAVFLPSGTMAQAATLRVHADRRGSRTVVWHPFCHLERHESQAYQRLHQLVGRPTGDADRLLELGDLTKVAEPVAALLLELPQRDLGGQLPSWEDLTAQTEWARARGAAVHLDGARLWEATAGYDRGPAEIAALFDTVYVSFYKGIGALPGCCVAGSEEDIAQVREWRSRLGGTLFALWPAASSALTLLGPALAEMPARMAHARAIATALQAIPEVRVVPDPPQTPMMHLLFSASADTFRANSRRLAEETGLWLWPSPFSTGDPAVVRAELTVGSATLRHKPEAVAEILGSLCT, encoded by the coding sequence GTGGATGACCGACTCAGGGCCCTCCGGGCCACCTGCACCGACACGATTCTCGGCAACGGCCTGGGCCGCCCGCGGGACGTGCTCGCCTCGATCGACCCGGACGCGGAGCCGGACACGTACGGCGACGGCGGGGTGGTGACCCGACTGGAGCAACACGTGGCGACGCTGCTCGGCAAGCCGGCGGCGGTCTTCCTGCCCAGCGGCACCATGGCGCAGGCGGCCACGCTGCGGGTGCACGCCGACCGCCGAGGTTCGCGCACCGTGGTCTGGCATCCCTTCTGCCACCTCGAACGGCACGAGTCGCAGGCCTACCAGCGGCTGCACCAGCTGGTGGGCCGGCCCACCGGCGACGCCGACCGGCTGCTGGAGCTCGGCGATCTGACCAAGGTCGCCGAGCCCGTGGCCGCGCTGCTGCTGGAGCTGCCGCAGCGCGACCTCGGCGGCCAGCTGCCGTCCTGGGAGGACCTGACCGCCCAGACCGAGTGGGCCCGGGCCCGGGGCGCAGCAGTGCACCTCGACGGCGCCCGCCTCTGGGAGGCCACGGCCGGTTACGATCGCGGCCCGGCCGAGATCGCCGCCCTCTTCGACACCGTGTACGTCTCGTTCTACAAGGGAATCGGCGCGCTACCGGGTTGCTGCGTGGCGGGCTCCGAGGAGGACATCGCGCAGGTACGGGAATGGCGCTCCCGGCTCGGCGGCACGTTGTTCGCGCTGTGGCCGGCCGCCTCCTCGGCGCTGACCCTGCTCGGCCCGGCCCTGGCCGAGATGCCGGCCCGGATGGCTCACGCCCGCGCCATCGCCACGGCGCTGCAAGCGATTCCGGAGGTACGGGTCGTGCCGGACCCGCCGCAGACCCCGATGATGCACCTGCTGTTCTCCGCCAGCGCCGACACCTTCCGGGCCAACAGCCGGCGCCTCGCCGAGGAGACCGGCCTGTGGCTGTGGCCCAGCCCGTTCAGCACCGGCGACCCAGCCGTGGTCCGCGCGGAACTGACCGTCGGCAGCGCCACCCTGCGGCACAAACCGGAAGCAGTGGCCGAAATCCTCGGCAGCCTCTGCACGTGA
- a CDS encoding STAS domain-containing protein, giving the protein MAFDCTIERQDDRLVVVPEGDIDVASAAAMRQVLQQIMDRREYHHIDVDMRAVTFLDSSGLGMFVAAHRAATARGVALRLIEPGPVVRMVLEVTNLNEVLTGTTAQPS; this is encoded by the coding sequence ATGGCTTTCGACTGCACGATCGAACGGCAGGACGACCGGCTCGTGGTCGTCCCCGAGGGCGACATCGACGTGGCCAGCGCGGCGGCGATGCGTCAGGTCCTGCAGCAGATCATGGACCGGCGGGAATACCACCACATCGACGTGGACATGCGCGCGGTGACATTCCTCGACTCCTCCGGCCTCGGCATGTTCGTGGCCGCCCACCGCGCCGCCACGGCCCGCGGCGTCGCGCTGCGCCTGATCGAGCCGGGCCCGGTCGTCCGCATGGTCCTCGAGGTCACCAACCTCAACGAGGTCCTGACCGGCACAACCGCCCAGCCCTCCTGA
- a CDS encoding class I SAM-dependent methyltransferase, with translation MPAVAEREVRAAYDSVAASYAALLPDTRAEAPLDLAMVDVFAEAVAAAGDVLDAGCGTGRMSRYLADRGCRVCGVDLSPGMVAMARRDHPGLAFGVASLGELPFTDNRFAGVMLWYSVIHTAPAGLARIFAEAVRVLRPGGRLLIGFQAGDGTRDVAPAYRRLGHEVRLERHLFTADRIAAELAAAGLREKCRLVRRAVGGERDDQAFLIADLPAL, from the coding sequence ATGCCGGCCGTGGCGGAGCGAGAGGTGCGGGCGGCGTACGACTCGGTGGCGGCAAGCTATGCGGCTCTGCTGCCGGACACCCGGGCCGAGGCGCCGCTCGATCTGGCCATGGTGGATGTGTTTGCCGAAGCGGTGGCGGCGGCCGGGGATGTGCTCGATGCCGGGTGTGGCACCGGGCGGATGAGCCGCTACCTGGCCGATCGTGGGTGCCGGGTGTGCGGTGTCGACCTGTCGCCCGGCATGGTGGCGATGGCGCGGCGTGATCATCCTGGGCTGGCGTTCGGGGTGGCGTCGCTGGGCGAGCTGCCGTTCACCGACAACCGGTTCGCCGGGGTGATGCTGTGGTACTCGGTCATCCATACGGCGCCGGCCGGGCTGGCGCGGATCTTCGCGGAAGCGGTCCGGGTGCTGCGGCCGGGTGGCCGGCTCCTGATCGGATTCCAGGCGGGGGACGGCACCCGGGATGTCGCACCGGCGTACCGGAGGCTCGGGCATGAGGTGCGGCTGGAGCGACATCTGTTCACCGCTGACCGGATCGCCGCCGAGCTGGCTGCGGCCGGGTTGCGCGAGAAGTGCCGGTTGGTCCGCCGGGCCGTCGGGGGCGAGCGGGATGACCAAGCCTTTCTGATCGCGGACCTGCCTGCGCTCTGA
- a CDS encoding class I SAM-dependent methyltransferase, translating to MRSGRQYDELVGEAAGVPITGWEFAWMDGRAVGSDPSWSFPGLARPLLRRAHSLLDLDTGGGELLAELAPLPPLTIAVESWAPNVPVARDRLAPFGVSVVTELPGGEEEFDVVLSRHGRLPADDLARLLKLGGTLLSQQVGSDDLADLNRELGAPPPYPRPWSAETAVAAVQSAGLTVTEVREERVPLVFHDIGAVVYQLRAVPWQVRDFSLEKYDRALRRLHALINTHGQFTATAHRFLVRAERVPVGQTASVARAGHA from the coding sequence ATGAGGTCCGGACGGCAGTATGACGAGCTCGTGGGTGAGGCCGCAGGCGTGCCCATCACGGGCTGGGAGTTCGCCTGGATGGACGGGCGTGCCGTCGGCTCCGACCCGTCGTGGTCGTTCCCGGGGCTGGCCCGGCCCCTGCTGCGCCGCGCGCACAGCCTGCTCGACCTGGACACCGGCGGCGGTGAGCTGCTGGCCGAGCTGGCGCCGCTGCCGCCGCTGACGATCGCGGTGGAGAGCTGGGCGCCGAACGTGCCGGTGGCCCGCGACCGGCTGGCGCCGTTCGGGGTGTCGGTGGTGACCGAGCTGCCCGGCGGCGAGGAGGAGTTCGACGTGGTGCTCAGCCGGCACGGCCGGCTGCCCGCCGACGATCTGGCCCGGCTGCTCAAGCTCGGCGGCACCCTGCTGAGCCAGCAGGTGGGCAGCGACGACCTGGCCGACCTCAACCGTGAGCTGGGCGCTCCCCCACCCTATCCGCGGCCCTGGTCGGCGGAGACCGCGGTTGCCGCGGTGCAGTCCGCGGGTCTGACCGTGACCGAGGTACGCGAGGAGCGCGTCCCGCTGGTCTTCCACGACATCGGCGCGGTGGTCTACCAGTTGCGCGCGGTGCCGTGGCAGGTCCGCGACTTCAGCCTGGAGAAGTACGACCGGGCGCTGCGCCGGCTGCACGCGCTGATCAACACCCACGGCCAGTTCACCGCGACCGCCCACCGCTTCCTGGTCCGGGCCGAGCGTGTCCCGGTCGGCCAGACCGCCTCGGTGGCAAGAGCCGGGCACGCCTGA